From the Moorena sp. SIOASIH genome, the window CGCTTCGGATCAAGACAGTAAGCATTCAGCAGTCAGCAGTCAGCCGTTGGCCACAGAGCCAAAGCTGATAGCACCTCAAGTAGCGTGGCCATTCGCTTAGCGTGGCCATAGGCCAAGGCTCAAACCTGATAGCTAAATGCTTACTCAAGACAAGGTCAAAAACGGTAATTATTTTGTATAATAGATTTAGAAATGCTATATAGGTAAACTACTTACTAGAAGAAGCATGGCAAGAGGATGAACTTCTGCTAGAAATTCTGCCACTAGAGTCTCTTTTGACAGTAACCTCTTGAATAATGGTTGCTTCATCTCCAGAGGCAGTTGCTGTACTTTCGGCTTGGACTACAACCGTACCATCTGGTGAAACTATCCATTTTCTGATTGTCTGGGAACGTCTCATGGTTACATCACTCTAGTTAGTTATTTTAGTCATGGGGTAAATTCAATTTACTTACCCCTGCTCCGAAGCTCCGTTCGCGCCCCGCGTGCCCTACGGCCTCAGTCCCTAAAACCAGTAATAGCATTGGGATTATTCCCCAGTATTGATGCTACTAAGTTCACTATGGATCATATAGTTAACTTCACTATTGAGCCACTCTTGAAACATACTCTGTAAAATTTCTTTAGACTTTTCTTCGGTTAATTCAGCTGGAATAAATTCTTCAACTAAGAAAAGATGATATCCTTGTTCGGTTTGCAGGGGATGAGTCACTTCTCCTGGCTGAACACTAAAGATAACGGCAGCTATCTCAGGCTTAAAACTCCAGCGAGGCAACTTTCCTTCATAGCCACACCGTCGCTGCCTTTCTGGGTCTATATCATAGAAATGAGCAGCTTCATAAAAACTGATTTCTCCTTCCTCAATCTGATAGAAAAGCTCCTGAGCAATTTCCTCAGAATCCACCATAATTTGATAAACCAACACTTGCTCAAAGTCCAGTCGATTTTGAGCAAAGCTTTTTTCGACATCCTTAGAAAATAAGGACTCAGCAAGCTTTTGGGCAAGCAAGCGATCGCTAATTCCCGCTTCCCAATCTTCTGCTGTCACCATCTGATCTGCCAGCCAGGCCAATGTTTCTGCTGCCTTTTCCAAACGATGGGCATAACGGATCTCATCCGCCTGAGCTTGCACGTCTTCTGGTGTGACTGTTATCCCTCTTTCCTGAGCCGCTTTATTGATAACTCGTTGATACAAAACTTTTTGACAGATGCCCTTCAGATGCATCTCCTTTTTCAAGGAGTACATAATTTCCTCTGGAGTCACCGATGCTTTGGAAAGGTCAACCATTACACCCGATTATTAACTAGAACTGGAACTACTTACAGTCTTGGTCAGATTCAGCTGAGTCAACCCTCTGACTCTTATCATGATACAAAAAGCAATTCCTAACCTCTGCCAAGTTGCCGAATTGAGGGCGTAGTATAGCAATTATCATAGTTATGAGCGACATTGCTTATCCTTTTAAGGCAGAGGGCAGAAGGCAGAGGGCAGCAAGGCAAGAAGGTCTTAAAGGCAATCAGCACCAATAAAGACTGTACCTCATAGGTATGAGAAACGCTATATTTGCCAGTCAAACCTAGAGTTTAGACTTATCCCTCAATCAAAACACCTCGCCCCTCAATCCCCGTTTTGAAGCCAGCACACAGAAGCTAGATTAGATTTTGTGAAGCTTATAGCTTCAGAAGTATCTGCTAAAGAAGTTAAATCTCATGAAAAAAGGTTCCTGAATATTAGGTGCTGAGAAGTTATCAGTACCAGCGCTAGCTTCAACAATACCCCCAGTGTTTGTGGCTTTACTAGCAGATGCTTGCACTGCACTGGTAGCCATGTTTCCATCAGGATCGATGCTCATGGAATTAGTCATAGTACTTGCTGCCTCAGGATTTACTTCCGATACAGATATAATTGCAGAACGACTAGCCTTCATCGTTGTAAATGAGCCAGGTAAAGCCCATAAATCAAAGCTATCAAACATAATCGTTAACCTCCTTTGTTACTAATGGAACGAGTTACAAACAATTTTAATTAGTGAAAAATTCACTAGACTTTTTGCAGAAGTAGGGAACTTCGGATCGGGTAATTTCGGATCGGGTAACTTAGGCTCAGTGGACAATAATTGATAAAATTATTATCATAAAATCGATGCAGCGCTGTTGCCTGTTGCCTTTTGCCTTAAAAGAATAAGCAAATTACCTCACCCAAATAAGAACTGCTATATATTTGTTGAGTTACCCAATGAAACCATAAATCGCAAAGGCATCGTAGACAGAATGACCCGAGTAAAAACGATCCCTAGCCCTAGCCTCAGCTCTTGCCCTAGCTTCAGAAAAGAACTCGTCTACATCGGTAAAGCCTTTTACCGATGTATCGGTATACTGACCGAAAGCATCGGCCTTACCATGAGCGGTAGCAATGCCAGGACCAGTGAAGACTTGAGCATTAGTAAAAACAAAACCACCTAAAATAGGGTGGTCTTTTACCTCTAGCTCGAAATATTCTAATTGATCAATTTTCATGAATGATTCTCCTGGTCAAATTAGGTAATGGTTAATTGTGCTCGGGAGCATTTACAGCGGTTTGCAATTCAGTTAGGTACAAAGTTCTAGTTTTTTAGGGAGTAGGGAGCAGGGAGCAGGGAAAAGGGAAGTCGGAAGTGGGAAAACAATCCTGTGTACCTGATAGTTATGCAAACCGCCGTAAAAGCAACTAAAAATCAAAGCGGGAGCATGTCAGTTTTGTTAATCCCTGATTCAGAACCCCCACCTCCTTAATAAGGGGGACTTTTGAATCTAATTCCCCCCAAGGTTCACGGGGGGTTAGGGGGGATATATGTACATAATTACAAAGGTGACATGCTTCCAATCAAAGCAACTAAAAATGATGGATTAGTCCCATCGTTTTCCGTAACTAGCAAGCCAGATGTTACTACTACTAATTGCTTCCTCATTTTACTCACTGCTAGCAAGATGCTCCCACTACCAATTCACAAAAATGGGATGCTCCCATTGTGATTAATGCTGCGGAAAGATGTTATTGATTTCTTCTTCATCTTTCCGCAGCATTGATACCGTTAAATCTCAACTAGTACTCTAAGCCGTTTTAGTAATGACGCTTATTAGAAGCACTAGTGAGAAGAACTAGCAGATGTTGCATTTAGGCTAGAATGAGAACTATAGTCAGTAGTTGTAGTAGTGCCATTGATGCTGGTGAAGGTATTATTACCAAAGGCTCTTGCGTCGCCGTCAACCCTAGCTACGTGCCCTTTAATGTTGGTACCGACGTTGATATATCCGTTATATACGAAAGAGTTGTAGTGAGGTGGGTAGTAGCGAGATCCACCCACAACCTTGGGGTCCTCAGCAATAGTTTCTAAATGATTTAGATCAGAAATAATCATTATTTACTTTTCTCCTTTTGACTTTTTTTGTGTTAATAAACTTGTTGAGTTTACACTCTAATTAAACTAGCAAATTTCCAAAATGTTTGTCTCGCCAATTTGGCAAGAAACCTATTGAGTTCCGGTTTGATATAACTATTGGCGATTTAATACCCTGAAGTAATCAAACTGAAGCAATCAAACGTAAACCTGAGTGTACTCATCCTGATATAGAACTAAATTTGCTGCATGCGCTGCATTCTATTAGGATATGAGGACACCCAGGTTTACAAGTTACTTAATCAGAAACTTGTCCTGAATAAGTATTAGTAGGGGAAGATAGCAGAGGTAGTAATACCTACAGACTTGGAGGCAGTTCCGTCAGGACCCTCAATAGTAACGGCTACGCTTTGTTGCTTAGTACCAACATTAAAACCGCTAGCGCTAGAACCTTCACCTTGGCTAGAGCTTGAAGCGCTAATACCACTAATGTCTACATTAGCTGTAATGTCAACACTGAAAATGTCGGTTTCGGTGACGGTGCTGGTGGTGCTTAAATTGGTGACGATATCGTTGTTGAATGAGATTCCAGCAGAAGCACCTTGAACTTGGCTAGCGTCAACAGATTCTAGATGGTTTAGGTCAGAAATAAGCATTGATTTTCTCCTTCTTTGTTGTTGATTTTGTTTGTTTGAATCAGCTTTGTTTGAGCTGTTGATATAACTATAGCCAGATTCCCCTAGGCATGTCTCGCCAATTTGGCTTAAACCTTTTTTTTTTTTAAATCACTGAATTTACTAAAAGTATCTAGTCACCAGTAACCGATTTTGAATTAGTTCAAAGAGATTGGTAATCTTGATGGGGTTTTATTGAAGTAAGTTATTAGTAATGAGCGTGTTATTATATCTAATCTAATTAAAAATTTGAACGCCACTTTGGCTTGATATTGATGATTGAATTCTCCCAGAACTAAAGTAGGTACTTTCGTTCTGGGTTTTAGGGAGTAGGGAGTAGGGAGTAGGGAGCAGGGAACAGGGACTTCGGAGCAGGGAGTGTGGGAAGTGTGGGGAGAGGGGGGCGTGTGGGGCGTGTGGGGCGTGTGGGGAGATGGGCAGAGGGGAGAGTGTGGGAAGTGTGGGAAGAGGGGGGCGTGTGGGGCGTGTGGGGCGTGTGGGGAGATGGAGAGATGGGGAGATGAAATTATTGATGTGTAGCCGTGTGAGGGCTAAGAATTGGTATAACCTGAGTTCGATATAAGCGATCGCTGGACGAAAGAGTAAGAAATAGAAGGCTTGCACAACTAGGGTAGATTAAGGCTTTCAGGGTTACGTCTAACTTAGGTTAACTAGGGATTAGCCACGCTTAAACCCTTAGATTAGGCCCGCTTAACCATTAACCGTGCCACCTAGCCCTAACCCTCAAAACTAAATTGACAGAGTACTAGGGCTGTTTTTACTAGGGCTGTTTTTACTAGGGCTGTTTCATTCCGGTCTATGATCAGATAAAAAAACGCCTCGTCCATCAACACGGACAAGGCGGTTATTAATGAATTACTTTGACCACAGGCTTAGTCTGATCTGGTGTGGTGGTAAGCAGTGGCTGGTAATGACAAGGAGGATGGGTAGGAAAATGATTATACCTGCTCACCACAGGGAAACCAAACAGTCTTGCCGTAAATACTCGGCTAACTTCTTGAGCATGGATTCCTCTTCTTCCAGTTCACTGATAAACCACTCTTCTTGATCGCCACCGTGGACGTGTGAGGTTTTCTTGCCAAGCTTCTCTACATAAGCCAGATCTTTGATCTGGCTCAAACGCTGCCGTGCATTCAAGGCTTTAGTGCCATTGCTCATCATACTAGCTTGCTTCTGTAAGATCATATCCCGGTTTTGTTTGAGCAAGCGGCTGTAGGTTCTAGAAGGCATGTAGTCTAGGGGGTTATGGCCCGCAAAGCGTAGCATCAACACACAAGCCCAAGAATACTTGCCATCAAGGATGGCTTCCTCGATCTCGCTAAACTTATCGGTATCCATCACTTTTTCGAGCTTGGTATTGGCAGAAGGAATACGATAGGTCATGGTTATTTCTTATCCTGTAAGTCTAAAGGTCAATAGTTTATAAGCTGGGGTGCAGTTAACTTGCAGATTTCAAGGAATTACTAGCAAGTTGACTACTAAGAATTAACGGTCAACTGTTAACCGTCAACGGAAAACGATCAGTCAGTGATGAAAATGAGAGAACAGAGCACTATAGATCGATGCCACTTTTTTGCAGCTGTCGCATCGGATCCAATAAGAAATCGATAATCCGACGGCGGCGGATGATGATGTCAGCATTGGCGGTCTGACCAGCCTTAAACCGGATGATTTCATCCTCTTCAATCACATAGTCACGGTCGAGGGACACTTTCACCTTATAGACTGAACCCATTTGTTGATCGGCTTTAGCATCGGAAGAGATGGAAATCACCGTGCCTTTGATGATGCCGTAATCCTGATAGGGATAGGCATCAAATTTTACTTGCACTGGCATTCCTTCGTTAATGAACCCTGCCTCGCGAGTAGGCAAACTTGCGGATAGCACTAGGGGGGCACCTTGAGGAGCGATTTCGGCGATGCTACGTCCCGGTTGCACCACTTCACCAGCATTAGCAATGTTGAGGGAAGATATTATCCCATCCACTGGCGCTTTGAGAAACTTCTGTTTGAGCCTGGTTTTAGCAGTAGTAACCAGGGTTTCATTTTCAGCAATTCTAGCTTTGATTTGGGTCAGTTCTAGTTCTAACTGTTGAATTTTCTGCTGTGTTTCTAAGCGAGTGGTGCGTCCCGTCGCTTGCCGATGCTCTAATTCTGCTTCTAGTCGCTTGATTTCTGCTAAAGTCTGTTCTAGCTCACCTCGGCTTTGGCTAGTCGCCGCTTCGCGATCGCGTATACTTTGCTGAGCTTGAAAGATCTGTTCCCGAGTACTCAAACCTTCTTGCAGTTTGCTTTCAGTAACAGCACTTTGGCTAGCACGAAAGCTTTGTTCTGCTTGAAATACGTGTTCTTTGGAGATTGCTCCTTCTGCCAACAGAGGTTTAAGGTTATCGAGTCGTTCCTTGAGAGCCACTACATTAGCCCGCCGTTGCTGGAGCAGTTCTTTGGCTGTCGCCTGCACCAGTTTCAGCCGTTGTAATCGTTCGCGATTAGCAGCTTTAGCTAACTGATGTTGAATGATTTGTTGTCTAATCGCCGACGCACTAGCTTGTGCTCGTGCGATCGCAGCTTGTTGCCCTTGAACTTCTGCTTGGGTAATTTGCTCACGGGTTTCCGCTTCCAGACGGGTTCTGTCAATCAGTCCTTGCATCTGAACTAACTTAATCCGGTCTGAATTAAGCACTTTCTCTAAACGCTCTACTTCCTGAGTGGCAAGGTCTGTATCCAGTTCCACCAAGACTTCCCCAGCTTTAACCGCTTGCCCTTCTTTGACCTTAATACTGGCAACCTTGCCTGGCTCAATCGGGTCAACTTTATAAA encodes:
- a CDS encoding peptidylprolyl isomerase, coding for MVDLSKASVTPEEIMYSLKKEMHLKGICQKVLYQRVINKAAQERGITVTPEDVQAQADEIRYAHRLEKAAETLAWLADQMVTAEDWEAGISDRLLAQKLAESLFSKDVEKSFAQNRLDFEQVLVYQIMVDSEEIAQELFYQIEEGEISFYEAAHFYDIDPERQRRCGYEGKLPRWSFKPEIAAVIFSVQPGEVTHPLQTEQGYHLFLVEEFIPAELTEEKSKEILQSMFQEWLNSEVNYMIHSELSSINTGE
- a CDS encoding HetP family heterocyst commitment protein, whose amino-acid sequence is MTYRIPSANTKLEKVMDTDKFSEIEEAILDGKYSWACVLMLRFAGHNPLDYMPSRTYSRLLKQNRDMILQKQASMMSNGTKALNARQRLSQIKDLAYVEKLGKKTSHVHGGDQEEWFISELEEEESMLKKLAEYLRQDCLVSLW
- a CDS encoding HlyD family efflux transporter periplasmic adaptor subunit, which produces MTQAKPINSPPEAATSRQGNVVLMPSGRLRPDYDQEAVASPSTEVGTNTANAPSTSKWSTSIQTTLDQPPANLPRLLMLGGLSFCTIFVAWATFGQIDEVGKAHGSLVPKGDVYKVDPIEPGKVASIKVKEGQAVKAGEVLVELDTDLATQEVERLEKVLNSDRIKLVQMQGLIDRTRLEAETREQITQAEVQGQQAAIARAQASASAIRQQIIQHQLAKAANRERLQRLKLVQATAKELLQQRRANVVALKERLDNLKPLLAEGAISKEHVFQAEQSFRASQSAVTESKLQEGLSTREQIFQAQQSIRDREAATSQSRGELEQTLAEIKRLEAELEHRQATGRTTRLETQQKIQQLELELTQIKARIAENETLVTTAKTRLKQKFLKAPVDGIISSLNIANAGEVVQPGRSIAEIAPQGAPLVLSASLPTREAGFINEGMPVQVKFDAYPYQDYGIIKGTVISISSDAKADQQMGSVYKVKVSLDRDYVIEEDEIIRFKAGQTANADIIIRRRRIIDFLLDPMRQLQKSGIDL